Proteins encoded in a region of the Cytobacillus pseudoceanisediminis genome:
- a CDS encoding SDR family oxidoreductase, producing MISLNGKVALVAGGTRGAGRGIAMELGAAGATVYVTGRTTRNQMSEYGRKETIEETAELVSELGGKGIAVQVDHLIPDQVQSLIERIEKEQGRLDILVNDIWGSENLMEWDIPVWEHSLEKGMRMLRLAIDTHIITSHYALPLLIKNKGGLVAEITDGTEEYNQNRYRLSLFYDLAKSSVIRMAKALAHELAPYDCTAVAVSPGWMRSEIMLEVFGVTEENWRDAAVKEPHFVISETPRYIGRAISAIAKDPDKKRLNGGSYSSGQLAKMYNFQDLDGSQPDAFRYLVEVQEAGKPANAEGYR from the coding sequence ATGATATCATTAAATGGCAAGGTAGCATTGGTAGCCGGAGGAACAAGGGGAGCTGGCCGCGGCATTGCCATGGAACTGGGAGCTGCAGGTGCGACTGTGTATGTTACAGGCCGTACGACACGAAATCAGATGTCGGAATATGGCCGCAAGGAAACCATTGAAGAAACAGCTGAATTAGTCAGCGAACTTGGCGGTAAAGGTATTGCTGTCCAAGTGGATCATCTGATACCTGATCAGGTGCAGTCATTGATTGAAAGAATTGAGAAAGAACAGGGAAGGCTGGATATCCTCGTCAATGATATATGGGGAAGCGAAAATTTGATGGAATGGGATATTCCTGTCTGGGAGCATTCCCTGGAGAAGGGGATGAGAATGCTTCGTCTGGCGATTGATACCCATATTATCACAAGTCATTATGCCCTCCCGCTCCTGATTAAAAATAAAGGCGGATTAGTTGCGGAAATCACAGACGGAACAGAGGAGTACAATCAAAATCGTTACCGTCTGTCTCTATTTTATGATTTGGCTAAAAGCTCGGTTATCCGGATGGCCAAAGCGTTGGCACATGAACTTGCTCCTTATGATTGCACAGCGGTTGCTGTTTCACCCGGCTGGATGCGTTCGGAAATCATGCTGGAGGTGTTTGGGGTAACAGAGGAGAACTGGAGAGATGCTGCCGTTAAGGAGCCTCATTTTGTGATCTCTGAAACACCAAGGTATATAGGAAGAGCGATTAGTGCCATTGCAAAAGATCCAGATAAAAAACGGTTAAACGGCGGCTCCTATTCCAGTGGCCAGCTGGCTAAAATGTACAACTTTCAAGATCTGGACGGTTCGCAGCCGGATGCCTTCAGATATCTGGTGGAGGTCCAGGAGGCGGGGAAACCGGCCAATGCTGAGGGATATCGATAG
- a CDS encoding helix-turn-helix transcriptional regulator, which translates to MRADRLISILLLLQNNERMTTRELAKELEVTERTIHRDMEALSAAGIPVLAERGKFGGWKLLEKYRTNLTGLKADEIKTLLLSPSFEHLADLGISEEWKEARQKLLAAIPAPLKEDVKDISNRIHIDTSTWRQTPREMKSFGIVQQAVWEEKTSNSIREGR; encoded by the coding sequence ATGCGGGCAGACAGACTCATTTCTATATTATTATTGCTTCAAAATAACGAAAGAATGACCACAAGGGAATTGGCAAAAGAATTGGAGGTAACAGAGCGGACCATACACCGGGATATGGAAGCATTAAGTGCTGCAGGCATTCCTGTCCTTGCTGAACGCGGAAAATTTGGCGGATGGAAACTGCTTGAAAAATACAGAACAAATCTTACAGGTTTAAAAGCAGATGAAATCAAAACACTGCTTCTATCCCCTTCTTTCGAGCATCTTGCGGACCTTGGAATCAGTGAGGAATGGAAAGAAGCACGCCAGAAACTCCTCGCGGCCATTCCTGCTCCCCTGAAAGAGGATGTTAAAGACATTTCCAATCGGATTCATATAGACACCAGCACGTGGAGACAAACACCACGGGAAATGAAGTCATTTGGAATAGTCCAGCAGGCGGTATGGGAAGAAAAAACTTCAAATTCAATACGAGAAGGCAGGTAA
- a CDS encoding helix-turn-helix transcriptional regulator — translation MVDPLGLVAKGNTWYLIAASDEKIKSYRVSRILDAELINENFSRPNDFDLSGYWQESKQKFISSLPRFEVEVEMSPSIIQRINFTGRFVQVMHMDSPKDDGWISASLCFDTEQEAREYILGFGDQIKIVSPVSLRKSVGEMAESVVNLYKEYEE, via the coding sequence ATTGTTGATCCATTAGGTCTGGTCGCTAAAGGGAACACTTGGTATCTCATAGCTGCTTCTGATGAGAAGATAAAAAGCTATCGTGTTTCAAGAATATTGGATGCCGAATTGATTAATGAGAACTTCAGCAGACCGAATGACTTTGATCTCTCAGGCTATTGGCAGGAATCGAAGCAGAAATTCATTAGCAGTCTGCCTCGGTTTGAGGTAGAAGTGGAGATGTCTCCGTCCATTATTCAGCGGATTAATTTTACTGGGCGATTTGTACAGGTGATGCACATGGATAGCCCTAAGGATGATGGATGGATTTCAGCAAGTCTTTGCTTTGATACTGAACAAGAGGCAAGGGAGTATATACTTGGGTTTGGGGATCAGATTAAAATTGTAAGTCCTGTTTCGCTTAGGAAAAGTGTGGGGGAAATGGCGGAGAGTGTTGTTAATCTATATAAAGAGTATGAGGAATAA
- a CDS encoding DUF1456 family protein — MDSNDILIRLRYALEIKNSEMSEIFKLGGVEVSVPDVVKILKKSDDEEENGSQIKLTNNMLNSFLNGFIIYKRGKQEPKSGQNNTPEPSKENTANVNNILLKKIKIALSLTTEDMIDVFKKAGLNVSKGELGAFLRKEGHKNYKVCLDNFARNFLKGLAIKYRS, encoded by the coding sequence ATGGATAGTAATGATATATTAATCCGATTAAGATATGCGTTAGAAATCAAAAATAGTGAAATGTCAGAGATCTTTAAACTTGGAGGAGTAGAAGTGTCCGTACCTGATGTAGTAAAGATCCTGAAAAAGTCAGATGATGAAGAAGAGAATGGCAGCCAAATAAAATTGACAAATAATATGTTAAATTCATTTTTGAATGGCTTCATTATTTATAAAAGAGGTAAACAAGAGCCAAAATCAGGTCAAAATAATACGCCAGAACCATCCAAAGAAAATACTGCAAATGTAAACAATATCCTTTTAAAGAAAATCAAAATTGCCTTATCTTTAACAACAGAGGACATGATAGATGTATTCAAAAAAGCCGGATTAAACGTATCAAAAGGAGAACTCGGAGCGTTTTTAAGAAAAGAGGGACATAAAAATTATAAAGTATGCTTAGACAATTTTGCCAGAAACTTCTTAAAAGGTCTAGCGATCAAGTATAGGAGTTAA
- a CDS encoding DUF2621 domain-containing protein yields the protein MLEGWFMYFILFWVVVLISFFAIGGFFMFRKFLKRMPKEDGKSDLDWEEHYVNETRHLWQQKEKDLLEDLVSPVPELFRDVARMKIAGKIGELALKEKAAQIDQDLLIRGYILATPKRDHKFLRKKLTEKQINMTPYEHLF from the coding sequence ATGCTAGAAGGCTGGTTTATGTATTTTATATTGTTTTGGGTTGTTGTTTTGATTTCTTTCTTCGCGATCGGCGGCTTTTTTATGTTCCGTAAATTCTTAAAGCGCATGCCGAAAGAAGATGGCAAATCGGATTTGGATTGGGAAGAGCATTACGTCAATGAAACACGCCATCTATGGCAGCAGAAGGAAAAAGATCTGCTTGAGGATCTAGTAAGTCCAGTGCCGGAGCTATTCAGAGATGTAGCAAGAATGAAAATAGCCGGCAAAATCGGCGAACTTGCCCTAAAGGAAAAGGCAGCACAAATCGATCAGGACCTCCTGATTCGCGGCTATATTTTAGCCACTCCAAAAAGAGATCACAAATTTCTCCGCAAGAAATTGACGGAAAAACAGATAAATATGACTCCATACGAGCACTTATTTTAG
- a CDS encoding DinB family protein, protein MTIKEVLLKQLSACLDQPNWFVPLSAAIEGLSAKEASFKSGTANSVWQIIAHLTFWNGRYLTRFKELPLAQTHIANDETFSTNESVTEEDWQSAIKALQNVLSEWIKALEECSEEKLLLSAYKEPFEPWSSVISNLTIHNAYHIGQIVEIRKMHGLWDPKNGVH, encoded by the coding sequence ATGACCATAAAAGAAGTCTTATTAAAACAACTATCCGCCTGCCTAGACCAGCCCAATTGGTTTGTCCCGTTATCCGCTGCCATAGAAGGACTATCAGCAAAAGAAGCATCATTCAAGTCAGGTACCGCCAATTCGGTTTGGCAGATCATCGCCCACCTTACCTTCTGGAATGGCCGGTATCTAACAAGATTCAAAGAATTGCCGCTCGCCCAAACCCATATCGCCAATGACGAAACATTCAGCACCAATGAATCCGTTACGGAAGAGGATTGGCAGTCTGCCATAAAAGCTCTTCAAAACGTATTGTCTGAGTGGATCAAAGCCCTGGAAGAATGCAGTGAAGAAAAGCTTCTCTTATCCGCTTATAAAGAACCATTTGAACCCTGGTCGTCTGTCATTTCCAACCTAACCATCCACAACGCCTATCATATCGGACAGATCGTCGAAATACGGAAAATGCATGGACTTTGGGACCCTAAGAATGGAGTCCATTAA
- a CDS encoding CcdC family protein, whose protein sequence is MDFVLISSIGAVFMAIFVMFIRMKAAKKPASAKKIILPPIFMSTGALMFVVPYFRVTSMEILEAATVGMLFSILLIKTSSFEIRDSDIYLKRSKAFAFILIGLLVIRIIGKMVLSSTIDYGQLSGMFWILAFSMILPWRIAMYMNFRKLHQELHGSGNPKTT, encoded by the coding sequence ATGGACTTTGTATTAATTTCATCAATCGGTGCCGTTTTTATGGCGATCTTCGTGATGTTCATCCGCATGAAGGCTGCAAAAAAGCCGGCTTCCGCCAAGAAAATCATCTTGCCGCCGATTTTTATGAGCACTGGTGCTCTTATGTTTGTCGTTCCTTATTTTCGCGTAACGTCAATGGAGATCTTAGAAGCAGCCACAGTTGGAATGCTGTTTTCCATCCTATTAATTAAGACTTCTTCCTTTGAAATCAGAGACAGCGACATTTACCTGAAGCGTTCCAAAGCTTTCGCTTTTATATTGATAGGATTGCTTGTTATCCGGATTATTGGTAAAATGGTCCTTAGCTCAACGATTGATTATGGTCAGCTGAGCGGCATGTTTTGGATTCTCGCGTTTTCAATGATCTTACCGTGGAGGATAGCGATGTATATGAATTTTCGGAAGCTTCATCAGGAGCTGCATGGATCGGGGAATCCGAAAACAACTTGA
- a CDS encoding response regulator encodes MARILIVDDAKFMRVTLGSILKKADHEIVGEGENGKEAVNLFENLKPDLVMMDITMPEMSGLEAVREIKRDNPNAKVIMCSAMGQQKVVVESIEAGAKDFIIKPFDEGRVLEAVNRVLS; translated from the coding sequence GTGGCGAGAATATTAATAGTAGATGATGCAAAATTTATGAGGGTTACCCTTGGCAGCATTTTGAAAAAAGCAGACCACGAAATTGTGGGAGAAGGGGAAAACGGAAAAGAAGCCGTGAACCTATTCGAAAATCTGAAGCCTGATCTGGTGATGATGGATATCACAATGCCTGAAATGAGCGGACTTGAGGCTGTCAGGGAAATTAAGAGGGACAACCCTAATGCAAAAGTAATCATGTGTTCAGCCATGGGCCAGCAGAAGGTAGTGGTTGAATCCATTGAAGCCGGCGCGAAAGACTTTATCATAAAACCATTTGATGAAGGCCGTGTATTAGAAGCAGTGAATCGGGTATTAAGCTAG
- a CDS encoding cytochrome c biogenesis CcdA family protein has translation MTDLNVFIALGAGFLSFVSPCCLPLYPAFLSYITGMSVGEIKEENAMLQRRSMLHTLFFLIGFSAIFIAIGFGTTLLGQFFQQYQDLIRQIGAIFVFIFGLLIVGIIKPEFLMKERRFEFKNRPSGLFGSVLIGMAFAAGWTPCTGPILGAVWSLAVTNPNSAMVYMFAYILGFAIPFFVLSFFIGKMQWIRRNSAKIMKIGGVLMMIMGVVLFFDWMTKIIIFLSPFFGGFRGF, from the coding sequence ATGACAGATTTGAATGTATTTATTGCATTAGGGGCAGGGTTTTTAAGCTTTGTATCGCCTTGCTGCCTGCCATTATATCCGGCGTTTTTATCGTATATTACCGGAATGTCTGTAGGGGAGATTAAAGAAGAGAATGCAATGCTGCAGAGAAGAAGCATGCTTCATACGCTATTCTTCCTGATCGGATTTTCGGCAATTTTTATCGCAATTGGGTTTGGCACGACTTTGCTTGGCCAATTCTTTCAGCAATACCAGGATTTAATCAGGCAAATTGGCGCTATCTTTGTATTCATCTTTGGATTATTGATCGTAGGTATCATTAAACCGGAATTTCTTATGAAGGAAAGGCGTTTTGAATTTAAGAACCGTCCATCTGGCCTTTTTGGCTCAGTTTTGATCGGAATGGCCTTCGCAGCAGGCTGGACTCCGTGTACGGGTCCAATATTAGGGGCGGTGTGGTCATTAGCTGTCACAAATCCTAATTCTGCCATGGTTTACATGTTTGCCTATATTCTTGGCTTTGCTATTCCATTCTTTGTTCTCTCCTTCTTTATCGGAAAAATGCAATGGATCAGGCGAAACAGCGCCAAGATCATGAAAATCGGCGGTGTTTTGATGATGATCATGGGTGTCGTCTTATTCTTTGACTGGATGACAAAAATAATCATATTCCTTTCACCGTTTTTTGGCGGATTTAGAGGTTTTTAA
- a CDS encoding aspartyl-phosphate phosphatase Spo0E family protein, translated as MCKQELLTLIEQKRTELIQVAMKSGLSSAAAIRYSQELDALLNEYNRTFIKKVQTH; from the coding sequence ATGTGTAAACAGGAACTGCTTACATTGATTGAACAAAAAAGAACAGAGTTAATTCAAGTGGCCATGAAAAGCGGCTTAAGCTCTGCCGCAGCAATCCGGTACAGCCAGGAACTGGATGCCCTATTAAATGAATATAACCGAACCTTTATAAAAAAAGTGCAGACACATTAG
- a CDS encoding Lrp/AsnC family transcriptional regulator, producing MLDHTDQRILEELSKNSRITMKELGENVHLTGQAAASRVAKLEDQGVIEGYTIKVNQEKLGYSIHAFITVITQSMNHQPYLTFVKTQQEIIHNFKISGDGCYILECKFPSNERLNQFLTDLNKHANYKLSIVINK from the coding sequence ATGCTGGATCACACGGATCAGCGTATTTTGGAGGAACTCTCCAAAAACAGCCGGATCACCATGAAGGAGCTGGGGGAGAATGTCCATTTAACTGGCCAGGCGGCCGCATCAAGAGTGGCAAAATTAGAAGATCAGGGCGTAATTGAGGGATACACAATCAAAGTGAACCAGGAGAAATTAGGGTATTCCATCCATGCTTTTATTACGGTTATTACTCAAAGTATGAATCATCAGCCGTACCTGACCTTCGTAAAAACACAGCAGGAAATCATACATAATTTTAAAATCAGCGGGGATGGCTGTTATATACTTGAATGCAAATTTCCGTCCAATGAGCGGTTAAATCAATTTTTAACAGATTTAAATAAGCATGCAAATTATAAATTATCGATTGTTATTAATAAATAA
- a CDS encoding MBL fold metallo-hydrolase — MNIQQIRNATLVVNYAGKKFLIDPFLAEKGTYPPFPNSLRQDENNPLTELPISIDEIIHNVDAVIVTHLHLDHFDDAAKQALPKDINMFVQNEVDAAEVKNAGFNNIEVLHENTVFEDIQLIKTKGEHGRGEILKMAGLVCGVVFKHHSEKTLYVAGDTVWYDAVQEVIETHSPEVIVVNGGDNQFLEGGSLVMGKKDIYEVSKAAPDARIISVHMEAVNHWTLSKEELKSYSKENGFSDQLLVPEDGESYSF; from the coding sequence ATGAATATACAGCAAATCCGCAACGCTACACTAGTCGTCAATTATGCAGGGAAAAAGTTTTTAATTGATCCCTTTTTAGCCGAAAAAGGGACTTACCCGCCTTTTCCAAATTCATTAAGACAAGATGAAAACAATCCTTTAACAGAGCTTCCAATCTCCATTGATGAAATTATTCATAATGTGGATGCAGTGATTGTTACCCACCTGCATTTAGACCACTTTGATGATGCAGCCAAACAGGCATTGCCAAAGGACATTAACATGTTTGTGCAAAATGAAGTAGATGCTGCTGAAGTGAAAAATGCTGGTTTTAATAATATTGAAGTCCTCCATGAGAATACTGTTTTTGAAGATATCCAACTAATAAAAACAAAGGGCGAACATGGCAGGGGCGAAATTCTAAAAATGGCCGGTCTCGTTTGTGGAGTGGTCTTCAAACATCACAGTGAAAAAACACTTTATGTAGCAGGAGATACAGTTTGGTATGATGCTGTTCAGGAAGTTATTGAAACACACAGCCCTGAAGTCATTGTTGTAAATGGCGGAGATAACCAGTTTCTTGAAGGCGGCTCGCTTGTTATGGGGAAGAAGGATATCTATGAAGTTTCCAAAGCTGCCCCGGATGCCAGGATTATTTCTGTCCATATGGAGGCAGTCAACCATTGGACACTATCAAAGGAAGAGTTAAAAAGCTATAGTAAAGAAAACGGCTTTTCCGATCAACTATTAGTGCCTGAAGATGGAGAATCCTACTCCTTTTAA
- a CDS encoding ABC transporter ATP-binding protein, giving the protein MEKTPIMKGKEQRMVLFRLLSYTKPHKKTIILAFSLLLLTTIGDILGPILVKIFIDDYLTPRNLVFEPLFALGAAYLGIQIMNVLVSYFQLLKFQEIALKIIQQLRVDVFSKVQSLGLKYFDKTPAGSIVSRVTNDTEAIKDMFVSVLVTFIQGAFLLTGIFVAMFILNVKLALFCLVILPILFMIIRTYRKYSSVFYKDLRERLSQLNAKLSESLQGMSIIQVFRQEKRLRKEFGDINKQHYQAGMRNIKMDGLLLRPAIDLVYVLALIIVLSFFGISSFNSPIEIGVLYAFVSFLDRFFEPVNQIMMRLSMYQQAIIAASRAFALLDEKELAPAQEDNLSDGIKEGEIEFRNLSFSYDGKRDVLKNISFTAKPGETVALVGHTGSGKSSIINLMMRFYEFERGDIFIDGKSIKSYPAEELRKKMGLVLQDPFLFYGTIKDNIRLHNEKMTDVEIKAAAQFVQAHAFIEKLDDGYEHAVVERGSTFSSGQRQLIAFARTIAANPKILVLDEATANIDTETEEAIQTALEKMRKGRTTIAIAHRLSTIQDAELILVLHQGEIVERGTHQELLAKRGLYHKMYLLQNGSAEKVEDAVG; this is encoded by the coding sequence ATGGAAAAGACACCGATTATGAAGGGGAAAGAGCAGCGGATGGTCCTTTTTCGGCTGCTTTCCTATACAAAACCGCATAAGAAAACAATCATACTTGCCTTCAGTCTGCTTCTGTTAACGACGATTGGAGACATACTGGGGCCGATTCTTGTCAAAATTTTTATCGACGATTATTTAACACCAAGGAACCTGGTTTTCGAGCCGTTATTTGCTCTTGGTGCAGCATATCTGGGCATTCAGATCATGAATGTGCTGGTATCCTATTTTCAGCTGCTGAAATTTCAGGAAATTGCCCTTAAAATCATTCAGCAGCTGCGTGTGGATGTCTTTTCAAAAGTTCAGTCACTGGGCTTGAAATACTTTGATAAAACGCCTGCCGGAAGCATTGTATCCAGGGTTACCAATGATACAGAGGCGATTAAAGATATGTTTGTCAGTGTCCTGGTTACCTTTATTCAGGGTGCCTTCCTTTTGACAGGGATCTTTGTGGCGATGTTTATCCTGAATGTGAAGCTGGCTCTATTCTGCCTGGTGATTCTCCCGATTCTTTTTATGATCATTCGTACGTACCGTAAATACAGTTCTGTATTTTATAAGGACTTAAGGGAAAGACTGAGCCAGCTGAATGCAAAGCTGAGTGAATCACTGCAGGGAATGTCCATCATACAAGTTTTCAGGCAGGAAAAAAGGCTGCGGAAGGAATTTGGTGATATCAATAAGCAGCATTACCAAGCAGGTATGCGCAATATCAAAATGGATGGATTGCTGTTAAGGCCGGCCATTGACCTTGTGTATGTTCTGGCACTTATTATTGTATTGAGCTTCTTTGGTATTTCTTCTTTTAACAGTCCGATCGAAATCGGTGTGCTGTATGCCTTTGTCAGTTTTCTGGACCGCTTTTTTGAGCCTGTGAATCAGATCATGATGAGGCTTTCCATGTATCAGCAGGCAATCATTGCGGCTTCAAGAGCGTTTGCACTGCTGGACGAAAAGGAGCTTGCTCCTGCACAGGAGGATAACCTGTCTGATGGAATTAAGGAGGGAGAGATTGAGTTCAGGAACCTCAGCTTCTCCTATGACGGCAAACGGGATGTGTTGAAAAATATTTCTTTTACAGCCAAGCCGGGTGAAACCGTTGCCCTGGTTGGACATACCGGAAGCGGCAAGAGTTCAATCATTAATTTAATGATGCGATTCTATGAATTTGAGCGCGGTGATATTTTCATTGACGGAAAAAGCATTAAGTCTTATCCAGCGGAAGAATTGCGCAAGAAGATGGGGCTCGTCCTACAGGATCCTTTCCTATTTTACGGGACGATTAAAGATAACATCAGACTTCATAATGAGAAAATGACAGATGTAGAGATTAAAGCTGCAGCTCAGTTTGTTCAGGCCCATGCATTCATAGAAAAGCTTGACGACGGATATGAGCATGCGGTAGTTGAGCGCGGCTCGACTTTTTCGAGCGGGCAAAGACAGCTTATTGCCTTTGCAAGAACGATTGCTGCCAATCCGAAAATTCTTGTGCTCGATGAAGCAACAGCCAATATTGATACAGAAACAGAGGAAGCGATTCAAACCGCACTGGAAAAAATGCGGAAGGGCCGGACGACGATTGCGATTGCTCATCGATTGTCTACGATACAGGATGCAGAATTGATTCTCGTTCTTCATCAGGGGGAAATAGTAGAAAGAGGAACGCATCAGGAATTGCTTGCAAAGCGGGGCTTGTATCATAAAATGTATCTGCTGCAGAATGGGTCTGCTGAAAAAGTGGAGGATGCAGTAGGGTAA
- a CDS encoding ABC transporter transmembrane domain-containing protein: MGYEGFLDLMWFFKQEKKAYVNGIILLLFVAMLQLVPPKVVGIVVDSIKNGKLTAKALLMWIGILAVTALMMYVLRYYWRIMIFGSAVKLSKLLRNRLYQHFTNMSQSFYQKKRVGDLMAHATNDLQAIQQTAGAGVLTFVDSLATGGFVIIAMATTISWKLTLISLIPMPFMALLTSWYGTLLHKRFHKAQEAFSSLNDKTQESVSGIKVIKTFGQEKEDIEDFRRQSEDVVQKNISVARVDSLFDPTISIIVGISFFLSIAFGSRYVIAGELTIGQLVSFTTYLGLLIWPMLAFGWLFNIVERGRASYDRVSVLLAEEIDIKDDETGINEVPSGDIEYRIEEFAYPGEQEALLKDIHFRLERGETLGIAGKTGAGKTTLLKLLIREFEGYKGEILFAGHPINRYKIDKLREAIGYVPQEHFLFSATVAENIAFTRPDADLEDIYTAAKLANIHEDILEFTDGYKTVVGERGVSLSGGQKQRISIARALLVKPEVLILDDSLSAVDAKTEEAILTSLRGERAGKTTIITAHRLSAIQHANLILVLDEGKIVQRGSHDELMAEEGWYKNMYLRQQLEELVEHGG; this comes from the coding sequence ATGGGGTATGAAGGTTTTTTGGATTTGATGTGGTTTTTTAAGCAGGAGAAAAAGGCTTATGTAAACGGGATTATTCTGCTGTTATTTGTGGCAATGCTTCAGCTGGTTCCGCCAAAGGTGGTCGGCATTGTGGTCGACTCGATTAAAAATGGCAAGCTGACTGCAAAAGCCTTATTAATGTGGATAGGAATACTTGCTGTTACAGCCCTCATGATGTATGTGCTCCGCTATTATTGGCGCATCATGATTTTTGGATCAGCGGTTAAGCTGTCCAAACTCCTGCGCAACAGGCTTTATCAGCATTTTACGAATATGTCACAGTCCTTCTACCAGAAAAAGCGGGTGGGGGACTTGATGGCCCATGCAACAAATGATCTGCAGGCGATTCAGCAGACGGCAGGAGCGGGGGTCCTCACATTTGTCGATTCACTGGCGACAGGCGGGTTCGTTATCATCGCCATGGCGACAACAATCAGCTGGAAGCTTACACTTATCAGTCTGATTCCGATGCCGTTCATGGCACTTTTGACAAGCTGGTATGGAACACTTCTTCATAAACGGTTCCACAAAGCACAGGAGGCTTTTTCTTCACTAAATGACAAAACTCAGGAAAGTGTTTCAGGAATTAAAGTGATTAAGACATTCGGCCAGGAAAAAGAAGATATTGAAGATTTCCGCAGGCAGTCTGAAGATGTAGTGCAAAAAAACATTTCTGTTGCACGTGTTGATTCTTTGTTTGATCCGACGATCAGCATTATTGTAGGGATCTCTTTCTTCCTATCTATTGCATTTGGATCAAGATATGTGATTGCAGGAGAGCTGACAATCGGGCAGCTGGTTTCATTTACTACCTATCTAGGTCTCCTGATTTGGCCCATGCTCGCATTTGGCTGGCTGTTCAACATTGTCGAGAGAGGCCGCGCCTCCTATGATCGAGTCTCTGTGCTTCTAGCAGAAGAAATCGATATTAAGGATGATGAGACAGGCATCAATGAAGTTCCTAGCGGAGATATTGAGTACAGGATTGAGGAGTTCGCCTATCCGGGTGAACAGGAAGCGCTTCTTAAGGATATTCATTTTAGGCTGGAAAGAGGAGAGACTCTCGGCATAGCAGGTAAAACGGGTGCGGGCAAAACCACACTGCTGAAGCTATTGATCCGTGAGTTTGAAGGCTATAAAGGGGAAATTCTTTTTGCCGGACATCCTATTAACCGCTATAAAATCGATAAGCTGAGGGAAGCAATTGGCTATGTCCCGCAGGAGCACTTCCTGTTCTCGGCCACCGTTGCTGAAAATATAGCTTTCACGAGACCGGATGCAGACCTTGAAGATATTTATACGGCGGCGAAACTGGCCAATATCCATGAAGATATTCTCGAATTCACAGATGGCTATAAAACCGTTGTGGGTGAAAGAGGGGTCTCTCTTTCCGGAGGACAGAAGCAGCGTATTTCTATTGCACGAGCCCTTCTGGTGAAACCGGAGGTATTGATTTTGGATGATTCCCTTTCTGCCGTTGATGCGAAAACGGAGGAAGCGATTCTCACTTCATTGCGTGGTGAGCGGGCAGGCAAGACAACGATCATAACCGCTCACAGGCTGAGCGCCATTCAGCATGCGAATCTGATATTGGTGCTGGATGAAGGGAAAATTGTTCAGCGGGGTTCACATGATGAACTGATGGCTGAAGAAGGCTGGTATAAGAATATGTATCTGCGCCAGCAGCTGGAAGAGCTTGTGGAGCATGGGGGATAA
- a CDS encoding DUF6376 family protein yields the protein MKKVILIGLLTVSMLLSGCSVLGEVNNSIDYVNEATEHINTLSDFAEEAPQMIQEAAADPALKQELEDRLTTLKQEVEEFIALQDIPTLAEDVHQELVTQNEALLAEINKVLENGSLALDQLENSELFTTINEATSLINRIEALGQ from the coding sequence ATGAAAAAAGTAATTCTTATAGGGCTCCTTACCGTTTCCATGTTATTAAGCGGCTGTTCCGTTCTGGGAGAAGTGAATAATTCCATTGACTATGTTAATGAAGCGACTGAGCATATTAATACATTAAGCGACTTTGCTGAAGAGGCGCCGCAAATGATTCAGGAGGCGGCAGCGGATCCGGCATTAAAGCAGGAACTTGAAGACAGATTGACGACACTTAAGCAGGAAGTTGAAGAGTTTATCGCCCTTCAGGATATCCCGACGCTGGCAGAGGATGTTCATCAGGAGCTGGTTACACAGAATGAAGCGCTTCTGGCTGAGATCAATAAAGTATTGGAGAACGGCAGCCTAGCATTGGATCAGCTGGAGAACTCAGAGCTATTCACTACCATTAATGAAGCAACAAGCCTGATCAACCGAATAGAAGCATTAGGGCAATAG